AGACGATAATCCCGGCAATAGCATCGGCATGTTCTGGGCCATTGCCAGTTTGATTGGGTTGGTGGTGGGGTTGGGGCTAACGTCTCGATACACGCTGGTCGGGCGCGCCCTACAACTCGATCCTCAGGTAAAGATTCAGCCCAAAAAGTCTGATGCGATTCAATTGCTACGGCTGGGCATTATGACTGGTGGCGGCGGTATTTTGCTAGGCATCTTAGGGTCAGGCACATCCATTGGGGTAATCGTGGGCAAAACTGTATCTCAGCCACCGGGGGTAGCCATTACCGATCCGGAAAAGATCGTGCGGACTCTGGATGCCCTGGTGATGTTGGCTAATATTAGTCTGATTGCGGCCCATTTTGCCGGCGTCCTAACGGCGCTATGG
This portion of the Halomicronema hongdechloris C2206 genome encodes:
- a CDS encoding DUF3611 family protein gives rise to the protein MLAKSQPPRPPSVLQKIARAFRVFGWIGLAVQVCLAFLAVVSLLLATFGQNFSPDDNPGNSIGMFWAIASLIGLVVGLGLTSRYTLVGRALQLDPQVKIQPKKSDAIQLLRLGIMTGGGGILLGILGSGTSIGVIVGKTVSQPPGVAITDPEKIVRTLDALVMLANISLIAAHFAGVLTALWLLERIHYYEKPGKAK